From Providencia sp. R33, a single genomic window includes:
- the hypF gene encoding carbamoyltransferase HypF: protein MSNGIQLRVKGKVQGVGFRPYVWQLAHQQRLHGDVCNDGEGVLIRLISDADITEFSQLLQQHCPPLANIESIQSQPFQWDVLPDEFTIRRSGEGKMDTQVIPDAATCEACQQEIFDPVNRRFHYPFANCTHCGPRFTIIRHMPYDRPNTAMADFPLCPECLAEYQSPADRRFHAQPNACAVCGPEITLSDAFGQTVAEKERALISASQYLLTSKIIAIKGLGGFHLACDATDDHAIQALRIRKHRPTKPFAVMIPSLDWLKNQGVSVSDGLASLLKSSAAPIVLIKQWKNSELSQFVAPHLTELGVMLPSNPLQHLLMAEVKRPLIMTSGNASGKPPVLTEQSAFNDLANIADFYLTHNRDIVQRADDSLVRYHQGEAEMLRRARGYVPDSVDLPEGFENSPSILGLGADLKNTFCLLRDKSAVLSQHLGDLDDLDIFEQYQSAIDLFESIYRFTPTALAGDMHPSYVSHRFAQQLSAQLNIPFVQIQHHHAHIAAVMVEHGLPKNTGKVIGLALDGLGYGDDQRLWGGECLLVDYSSSQYLGGLPAVALPGGEMAARQPWRNLLAHWLQFVPKWQQQPDATQLLEFPWQGLEKAIERGLNCPTASSTGRLFDAVAAALGICTAQTSWEGEAACQLEALAMRSEVLTHPVTMPLVGQHLDLATFWREWCAYQAPKAQRAHAFHVALANGFAQLARTSAQQYGVKQVVLSGGVMHNKLLRNLLMNNLNEFEVLTARQFPMGDGGLALGQVAIASVKLKG, encoded by the coding sequence GTGAGCAACGGAATACAGCTTCGGGTTAAAGGCAAAGTACAAGGGGTTGGTTTTCGTCCCTATGTTTGGCAGTTGGCACATCAACAGCGACTGCATGGGGATGTCTGCAACGATGGTGAAGGGGTGTTGATCCGCCTAATTTCTGACGCAGATATCACTGAATTTAGCCAATTATTGCAACAGCATTGCCCTCCTTTAGCGAATATTGAAAGTATTCAATCACAACCCTTTCAATGGGATGTTTTACCCGATGAATTTACCATTCGCCGCAGTGGCGAAGGGAAGATGGATACGCAAGTGATCCCTGATGCGGCAACTTGTGAGGCTTGTCAGCAAGAGATTTTTGACCCTGTAAATCGCCGTTTTCATTATCCATTTGCCAATTGTACTCATTGCGGGCCACGCTTTACGATTATTCGCCATATGCCCTATGATCGCCCAAACACGGCGATGGCCGATTTCCCGTTATGCCCTGAATGTTTGGCGGAATATCAATCCCCCGCGGATAGGCGTTTTCATGCGCAGCCCAATGCATGTGCGGTGTGTGGGCCTGAAATTACGCTGAGTGATGCTTTCGGGCAGACGGTGGCGGAAAAGGAACGGGCATTAATATCGGCATCTCAATATCTACTCACGAGTAAAATTATTGCTATCAAGGGGTTAGGTGGCTTTCATCTTGCTTGCGATGCAACGGATGACCATGCAATACAAGCGCTCCGCATACGTAAACATCGCCCAACAAAACCGTTTGCGGTGATGATCCCGTCTTTAGATTGGTTAAAAAACCAAGGAGTTAGTGTTAGTGATGGGCTAGCCTCGTTATTAAAAAGCTCCGCAGCACCTATCGTTTTAATCAAGCAGTGGAAAAACAGTGAGTTAAGTCAGTTCGTTGCTCCACATTTGACTGAGTTAGGGGTGATGCTGCCCTCGAATCCCTTACAGCATTTATTAATGGCAGAAGTAAAAAGGCCATTAATCATGACCTCAGGAAATGCATCAGGGAAGCCCCCAGTACTCACAGAGCAAAGTGCGTTCAATGATTTAGCCAATATCGCTGATTTTTATCTGACCCATAACCGCGATATCGTGCAACGCGCTGATGATTCTTTAGTTCGTTATCACCAAGGTGAGGCGGAAATGTTGCGCCGTGCTCGTGGGTATGTACCTGATTCTGTGGATTTACCTGAAGGTTTTGAAAACTCACCCTCTATATTAGGGTTAGGGGCTGATCTGAAAAATACGTTTTGCTTATTACGTGATAAAAGCGCGGTATTAAGCCAACACCTTGGGGATTTGGACGACTTAGATATTTTTGAGCAGTACCAAAGTGCGATTGATTTGTTTGAATCTATTTACCGTTTTACCCCAACTGCATTGGCTGGAGATATGCACCCTAGCTATGTTAGTCATCGATTTGCTCAGCAGTTATCTGCACAGTTGAACATTCCATTTGTGCAAATTCAGCACCATCATGCCCATATTGCGGCCGTTATGGTGGAGCATGGCTTGCCAAAAAACACAGGCAAAGTCATTGGGTTAGCGCTTGATGGGCTAGGTTATGGCGATGACCAACGTCTCTGGGGGGGGGAATGTTTATTGGTAGATTATTCATCCAGCCAATATTTGGGTGGGTTGCCTGCGGTTGCTTTACCTGGCGGTGAAATGGCGGCAAGGCAGCCTTGGCGTAACTTATTGGCTCACTGGTTGCAGTTTGTTCCTAAGTGGCAACAACAACCAGATGCAACTCAACTCCTCGAATTTCCTTGGCAGGGGCTCGAAAAGGCTATCGAAAGGGGGCTCAACTGCCCAACGGCGTCTTCCACGGGGCGGTTATTTGACGCTGTCGCGGCTGCCCTTGGTATTTGCACGGCGCAAACTAGTTGGGAAGGGGAAGCGGCGTGCCAACTTGAAGCGTTGGCGATGCGCTCTGAAGTTCTAACACACCCAGTGACGATGCCACTAGTCGGCCAACACCTTGACTTAGCTACATTTTGGCGTGAGTGGTGTGCTTACCAAGCTCCTAAAGCGCAGCGTGCCCATGCGTTTCATGTCGCATTAGCAAATGGGTTTGCGCAGCTCGCTAGAACATCTGCTCAGCAATATGGGGTTAAGCAAGTCGTGTTATCAGGAGGTGTGATGCACAATAAATTATTACGAAATTTATTAATGAATAATTTAAATGAATTTGAGGTGTTAACGGCAAGGCAGTTCCCGATGGGGGATGGTGGATTGGCATTAGGGCAGGTAGCTATAGCCTCAGTAAAATTAAAGGGTTAG
- a CDS encoding arylsulfatase — protein sequence MSNHEKRKKGNERAEIPHKPNMVSKCLHVALTGALFLSSTFAVSATTDKIAPIAKQPNVILIVLDDVGFADFGAFGSEINTPNIDALAEAGVRYNRFDTSAISAPTRAAIVTGRNNQTVNMEDLPPDNVNAPSKETPRGAGPATSGEIPENAQNIAQALKSAGYDTYALGKWHLAPNYKDDLARSQSFWPKQRGFDYFYGFLSGHTNQYKPALVENNQKITPPNNPEYHLSVDLVDHAINRIDQKSEQPKFIYLALGAAHSPYHVPKSYIQAYDGKYDQGWDQLRLARFEKQKKIGIIPSNTVLPPREKGDAAWDSLDAEQKKVYARFMETYAGFMTHTDEQIGRLVNHLKETNQYDDTLIILLSDNGAAPEGGVNGGFRTAYMDKTTVKEMYDNLDDAGGPKTDMLYQRPWAYAGATPFKRYKLWPYLGGVRTPLIVSWPSHTDQPNSIRDQYVSVVDIAPTILDAAGTSFATEVDGVKQVPVAGKSFLPTLNSDKAKTRDVQYFQLRSQRAITQGDWRAVALHRYNTSYDDDQWQLFNTAEDFSESTDLAKKYPEKLKELQLLWWEEARKYSDPAVVDPSEFFYNFNRMEDGFTSD from the coding sequence ATGTCTAATCACGAAAAAAGAAAAAAAGGGAATGAGAGAGCTGAAATCCCTCATAAACCCAATATGGTCAGTAAGTGTTTGCACGTCGCATTAACCGGGGCATTATTTTTATCATCCACCTTTGCGGTGAGTGCAACTACCGATAAAATCGCGCCTATTGCAAAGCAGCCCAATGTCATTTTGATTGTATTAGATGACGTCGGATTTGCCGATTTTGGTGCATTTGGTTCGGAAATTAACACGCCGAATATTGATGCTTTAGCGGAGGCTGGGGTTCGCTATAACCGTTTTGATACGAGTGCAATTAGTGCGCCAACGCGTGCAGCGATAGTGACAGGGCGTAATAACCAAACCGTTAATATGGAAGATTTACCGCCAGATAATGTCAATGCGCCATCGAAAGAAACCCCTAGAGGAGCAGGCCCCGCAACGAGCGGTGAAATTCCTGAAAATGCCCAAAACATTGCACAAGCTTTAAAATCAGCAGGTTATGATACCTATGCTTTGGGTAAATGGCACCTTGCGCCTAATTACAAAGATGATTTAGCACGTAGCCAAAGTTTCTGGCCAAAACAGCGTGGTTTTGATTATTTTTACGGTTTTTTAAGTGGGCATACAAATCAATATAAACCTGCACTGGTCGAAAATAATCAAAAAATTACGCCACCCAATAACCCTGAGTATCATTTATCTGTCGATTTAGTGGATCACGCCATTAATCGTATTGACCAAAAATCAGAGCAACCTAAATTCATTTATTTAGCATTAGGGGCTGCTCACTCACCTTATCATGTCCCTAAATCGTATATTCAGGCTTATGATGGCAAGTATGATCAAGGCTGGGATCAGCTACGTTTAGCGCGTTTTGAAAAACAGAAAAAAATAGGGATTATCCCGAGTAATACAGTGTTACCACCAAGAGAGAAAGGGGATGCTGCATGGGATTCATTAGATGCGGAACAGAAAAAAGTGTATGCAAGGTTTATGGAGACATACGCTGGCTTTATGACGCATACCGATGAGCAGATAGGCCGATTAGTTAACCATTTAAAAGAAACCAATCAGTATGATGACACGCTGATTATTTTGTTATCAGATAATGGGGCTGCACCAGAAGGTGGCGTAAATGGCGGTTTTAGAACGGCTTATATGGATAAAACCACCGTGAAAGAAATGTACGACAATTTAGATGATGCCGGTGGCCCAAAAACGGATATGTTGTACCAGCGCCCATGGGCTTATGCGGGAGCAACTCCGTTTAAACGTTATAAATTATGGCCGTACTTAGGGGGAGTTCGTACACCTTTAATTGTTTCATGGCCGAGTCATACAGATCAACCCAATAGCATTCGTGACCAGTATGTCAGTGTGGTCGATATTGCCCCAACCATTTTGGATGCGGCAGGAACGTCATTTGCAACGGAAGTCGACGGTGTAAAACAAGTGCCGGTTGCGGGTAAATCATTTTTACCAACGCTAAACTCAGACAAAGCGAAAACCCGTGATGTTCAGTATTTCCAATTGCGTAGTCAGCGTGCAATTACCCAAGGAGATTGGCGTGCGGTTGCATTACATCGTTATAATACGAGCTATGATGATGACCAATGGCAATTGTTTAATACTGCGGAGGATTTTTCTGAATCTACAGATTTAGCGAAAAAATACCCTGAGAAATTGAAAGAATTACAGCTACTGTGGTGGGAAGAAGCAAGAAAATACAGCGATCCTGCTGTAGTTGATCCATCTGAATTTTTCTATAACTTTAACCGCATGGAAGATGGGTTTACGAGTGATTAA
- a CDS encoding OprD family porin, translating to MKTNKFLKYFKATLFIPLLFATISEAKEYKFVDSLSNEPLIKDSKLDLFLRNRFKYLNENEVGPTYIHTAWAQTIGLNYQSGLWKETLGFDVSYTSVTKLGASNFFASRDLLWNDGPGFKSSNAKGFTKFNNRFIKLHLGDDEGLSYKAKYGWQAAHMYTVLKSPYESAQNSYLGYTGTLKYNDFSIDTLYFDSVMERFSPNKEKFRNRNNEAIEYIAAGGINYNTKELKATYNYGYAKDFIDRHFIDLNYMPYSNITLGFRAVGNVPLEMYKNMPSSRQAANGSSWVYEGTVKWQYDDLGMKVGVGYTDAAKNDGSLGYFDRHPVKNARWRLDPMSSAAYHYQRDGELALTGLIDYKYAEDFYSAVQLNYGQFDFKNNKIKTGELNLINAWQPSDPRLKNFTIFTKLTKAWLYQAEGNRTQPVFDDNGHYIRRNAIAADIIFDYKFNIF from the coding sequence ATGAAAACAAATAAATTTCTAAAATATTTCAAAGCAACATTATTCATCCCTCTTCTTTTTGCAACAATATCAGAAGCCAAGGAATATAAATTTGTCGATAGTTTAAGTAATGAGCCGCTGATTAAAGACAGTAAACTTGATTTATTTTTAAGAAATCGATTTAAATACCTTAATGAAAATGAAGTTGGCCCAACTTATATTCACACAGCATGGGCACAAACAATTGGTTTAAATTATCAATCGGGTCTTTGGAAAGAAACTTTAGGGTTTGATGTTTCTTATACCAGTGTAACAAAATTAGGGGCAAGTAATTTCTTTGCAAGCCGAGATTTATTATGGAACGATGGCCCTGGTTTTAAATCTTCTAATGCTAAAGGTTTTACAAAATTCAATAATCGCTTTATAAAATTACATTTAGGAGATGACGAAGGATTAAGTTATAAAGCTAAATATGGCTGGCAAGCTGCACACATGTATACCGTTCTTAAAAGCCCTTATGAATCTGCACAAAATAGCTATTTAGGTTATACCGGCACATTAAAATATAATGATTTTTCAATTGATACTTTATATTTTGATAGTGTTATGGAACGTTTTTCTCCTAACAAAGAAAAGTTTCGTAACAGGAATAATGAAGCTATTGAGTATATTGCAGCCGGGGGAATTAATTATAATACTAAAGAACTTAAGGCTACCTATAATTATGGATATGCTAAAGATTTTATCGACCGCCATTTCATTGATTTAAACTATATGCCATATTCCAACATCACACTCGGTTTTCGAGCTGTTGGAAACGTCCCTCTGGAAATGTATAAAAATATGCCTTCATCACGACAAGCTGCAAATGGCAGCTCGTGGGTATATGAAGGAACGGTCAAATGGCAATATGATGACCTAGGAATGAAAGTTGGCGTTGGGTACACCGATGCAGCTAAAAATGATGGTTCACTCGGTTATTTTGACAGACACCCAGTTAAAAACGCTCGCTGGCGTTTAGACCCAATGTCTTCAGCCGCTTATCATTACCAACGAGATGGTGAACTCGCTCTCACAGGCCTCATTGACTATAAATATGCAGAAGACTTTTATTCAGCAGTACAATTAAATTATGGTCAATTTGATTTTAAAAATAATAAAATAAAAACAGGTGAGCTAAATCTTATTAATGCTTGGCAACCTAGCGATCCACGTTTAAAAAACTTTACCATATTTACTAAATTAACCAAAGCTTGGCTATACCAAGCTGAAGGAAATAGAACTCAACCTGTATTCGATGATAACGGGCACTATATTCGCAGGAATGCTATCGCTGCAGATATTATATTTGATTATAAATTCAATATATTCTAA
- the surE gene encoding 5'/3'-nucleotidase SurE: MKKSILTLSLLALFGISSQATADNMRILLVNDDGCDAFGLQELKSQLDAKGYDVWLVGPATNQSGIGTAITFKAGKEFDVKKLNDRAYCFPGTPADSLDFGLYGLLRDTPPDLVISGVNDGPNTGTSQLNSGTVSAAARAVRLGYPAIAASVGYIMTPEEMKSGWPSTHKYWPDSVTHVVELVDDLNKDWKSGQKVLPPKSGLSINYPALPKEKIKGIKFVENEYLVAPQILYEITAEGKAKQIINPEALKMRNDNSDTGYLDKGYITYTIFDGDWNAPEAKVKEYQNILKIK, encoded by the coding sequence ATGAAAAAATCAATTTTAACACTAAGCTTATTGGCCTTATTTGGTATTAGCTCTCAAGCTACCGCAGATAACATGCGAATATTATTAGTAAATGATGACGGGTGTGATGCTTTTGGTTTACAAGAACTAAAATCGCAACTTGATGCAAAAGGCTATGATGTTTGGCTCGTAGGCCCAGCAACTAACCAAAGTGGAATTGGTACTGCAATTACGTTTAAAGCAGGCAAAGAGTTTGATGTCAAAAAACTCAATGACCGCGCCTATTGCTTCCCAGGTACACCTGCAGATTCTCTTGATTTTGGGTTATATGGCCTACTACGTGACACTCCACCTGATCTTGTCATTTCCGGCGTCAACGACGGACCCAATACTGGGACATCGCAATTAAACTCAGGTACAGTTTCCGCAGCAGCACGTGCTGTACGCCTTGGCTACCCAGCAATTGCAGCAAGCGTGGGTTATATTATGACACCAGAAGAAATGAAATCAGGCTGGCCTAGCACACATAAATATTGGCCTGATTCCGTAACACATGTTGTTGAGCTTGTTGATGATTTAAATAAAGACTGGAAGTCTGGCCAAAAAGTATTACCGCCCAAATCAGGTTTAAGCATTAATTACCCTGCATTGCCTAAAGAAAAAATTAAAGGCATTAAATTTGTAGAAAATGAATATCTAGTTGCACCACAAATATTGTATGAAATTACCGCAGAAGGAAAAGCTAAACAAATTATCAATCCAGAAGCATTAAAAATGAGAAATGATAATTCGGATACGGGTTATCTTGATAAAGGCTATATTACCTATACCATCTTTGATGGCGATTGGAACGCCCCTGAAGCAAAAGTCAAAGAATATCAAAATATTTTAAAGATTAAGTAA
- a CDS encoding anaerobic sulfatase maturase, with amino-acid sequence MNNVKQNFQLMAKPSGSVCNIDCTYCFYLEKSKLYPNRKSQWRMNEDVLEHYVRSNIQQQSADIVEFVWQGGEPTLLGLGFYKKAVELQQKYAGKRRIHNSFQTNALNLDDDWCQFFKKNNFLLGVSIDGNQEDNDQYRLTRAGKSTFERLMASIELLKKYQVDFNTLTVVNNMNVKKPIETYEFLKSIGSYYMQFIPVVERQAKQTTRDGLSLISPEFEGDANVTDWSVNATEYGHFLNTLFDHWQIKDIGKVFVMNFEQTMSQSIGHPSSCVTSETCGANLILEANGDVYSCDHFVYPENKIGNLMEESIPNMLLSPNHQRFSSLKKEKISHDCLGCEFKPLCHGGCPKHRFLLDSKGLPRKNYFCDTYKIYLSHSLPKMKKILQEIRGN; translated from the coding sequence ATGAACAATGTAAAACAAAATTTTCAGTTAATGGCTAAACCCTCAGGCTCAGTCTGTAACATTGATTGTACTTATTGTTTCTATTTAGAAAAATCAAAGCTATACCCCAATAGAAAAAGTCAGTGGCGAATGAACGAAGACGTATTAGAACACTATGTTCGTTCGAATATTCAACAGCAATCAGCTGATATTGTTGAATTTGTTTGGCAAGGAGGGGAGCCTACACTACTTGGACTTGGCTTCTATAAAAAAGCCGTTGAACTGCAACAGAAATATGCAGGGAAAAGAAGGATCCATAATTCTTTTCAAACTAATGCATTAAATCTTGATGATGATTGGTGTCAATTTTTTAAAAAAAATAATTTCCTTTTGGGAGTTTCCATTGATGGAAACCAAGAAGACAATGACCAATATCGTTTAACTCGTGCAGGAAAAAGTACCTTTGAACGATTAATGGCAAGTATCGAGCTCCTCAAAAAATACCAAGTTGATTTTAATACGCTAACTGTCGTCAATAATATGAATGTCAAAAAACCCATAGAGACTTATGAGTTTTTAAAAAGCATCGGTAGCTATTATATGCAGTTTATCCCTGTTGTTGAAAGGCAAGCAAAACAGACAACAAGAGATGGATTGTCACTGATTTCTCCTGAATTTGAAGGTGATGCAAACGTCACGGATTGGTCAGTGAATGCCACTGAGTATGGCCATTTTTTAAATACGCTCTTTGACCATTGGCAAATAAAAGATATTGGTAAAGTGTTCGTCATGAACTTTGAACAAACAATGAGTCAAAGTATTGGACATCCCAGTAGCTGTGTCACTAGTGAAACATGCGGTGCGAACCTTATTTTAGAAGCTAATGGCGATGTCTATTCATGTGACCACTTTGTTTACCCTGAAAACAAAATTGGCAATCTCATGGAGGAAAGCATTCCAAATATGCTTCTCTCACCAAATCATCAGCGCTTCTCTTCCCTTAAAAAAGAAAAAATCAGTCATGATTGTTTAGGGTGTGAGTTTAAACCTTTGTGCCACGGTGGCTGCCCTAAACATCGCTTTTTATTAGACTCGAAAGGGCTGCCAAGAAAGAACTATTTTTGTGACACTTACAAAATCTATCTTTCTCATTCCTTACCAAAAATGAAGAAAATTTTGCAAGAAATCCGAGGAAACTAG
- the yidA gene encoding sugar-phosphatase, with protein sequence MAVKLIAIDLDGTLLNTHHQVSDYVANVLQQAKKNNIHIILASGRPYSGIQPYLQQLGLDKAGNYCISNNGSVIHDASNGNHLIDFLLGMDDYQKIYQQTEELALSLHALGDHKIFTANKVIGFYTTHEAYLSNTLIHYVPMDEMPKDLLFTKLMISSEENYLSSVIKKIPASYFQQYTLVRSTPYFLEVLNKNANKGLAIQALAQQLDLYKHEIMCIGDQNNDLPMFDAAGICVAMENATEELKSRATYITSCNDSDGVAKAIEQYAL encoded by the coding sequence ATGGCCGTGAAATTGATTGCTATCGACCTTGATGGCACACTGTTAAATACTCATCATCAAGTTAGTGATTATGTTGCAAATGTTCTACAACAAGCCAAAAAGAATAATATCCATATTATCCTAGCGTCTGGTCGACCGTATTCAGGTATTCAACCGTATTTACAACAATTAGGATTAGATAAAGCAGGGAACTATTGCATTAGCAATAATGGTAGTGTTATTCACGATGCATCTAATGGTAATCACCTTATTGATTTTTTATTAGGTATGGATGATTACCAAAAAATTTACCAACAGACAGAAGAACTTGCATTATCTTTGCATGCACTTGGTGATCATAAAATATTTACAGCGAATAAAGTGATCGGTTTTTATACAACCCACGAAGCATACCTCTCAAATACATTGATTCATTATGTACCAATGGATGAAATGCCGAAGGATTTGTTATTTACTAAGTTGATGATTTCATCGGAAGAAAATTATTTATCCAGCGTGATCAAAAAAATACCAGCAAGCTATTTTCAACAATATACTTTAGTCAGAAGTACCCCCTATTTTCTTGAGGTGTTAAATAAGAATGCGAATAAGGGGTTGGCAATACAAGCATTGGCTCAGCAACTTGATCTGTATAAACATGAAATTATGTGTATTGGCGATCAAAATAATGATCTTCCTATGTTTGATGCTGCGGGGATATGTGTTGCGATGGAAAATGCGACAGAAGAGCTGAAGTCGCGTGCAACGTATATTACCAGTTGTAATGATTCAGATGGCGTTGCAAAAGCGATTGAGCAATATGCATTATAG
- a CDS encoding PRD domain-containing protein, whose protein sequence is MYLIKKVINNNVILVENETQQDVVIIGKGIGFNSKAGQNYHCNENDELFIKPNDYDINNFLESIPIDIIKLTIEVINKCKPILNAELSDSLVVTLSEHITFAIERSKNSEISISLYEVPYLYHVEFIAGKVAVDYINDKLGINLPANEASLIALHFVNAKLNNKSVGDTLRFTQTVYKIVNIINYSFHIQISTETDNFSRFINHLKYLLIRCQAHHDKSSQFNSVLEELVEKELLKNFACAKKIAALIETEYKIPVSREEIIYLALHIERLLNSV, encoded by the coding sequence ATGTATTTAATCAAAAAAGTTATTAATAATAATGTAATTCTTGTTGAAAATGAGACTCAACAAGATGTTGTTATTATTGGTAAAGGTATAGGCTTTAATTCGAAAGCAGGTCAAAATTATCATTGTAATGAAAATGATGAACTTTTTATTAAGCCTAATGACTACGACATAAATAATTTTCTTGAAAGTATTCCTATTGATATCATCAAGCTCACCATTGAAGTTATCAACAAATGTAAACCTATATTGAATGCTGAGCTTAGCGATAGCTTGGTTGTAACACTGTCGGAGCATATTACTTTCGCAATTGAAAGAAGTAAAAATAGTGAAATAAGTATCTCTCTCTATGAAGTGCCATATTTGTACCATGTTGAGTTTATTGCAGGTAAAGTCGCTGTTGATTATATTAATGATAAATTAGGAATTAATTTACCTGCAAATGAAGCATCATTAATCGCATTGCACTTTGTCAATGCTAAGCTGAATAATAAAAGCGTTGGTGATACACTGAGATTTACTCAAACTGTTTATAAAATTGTCAATATCATTAATTACTCTTTCCATATCCAGATTAGTACCGAAACAGATAATTTTTCTCGTTTTATTAATCACTTAAAATATTTACTTATCCGTTGTCAAGCTCACCATGATAAAAGTAGTCAATTTAATTCGGTACTGGAAGAATTAGTTGAAAAAGAATTATTAAAAAATTTTGCATGTGCAAAAAAAATTGCAGCACTGATTGAAACAGAATACAAAATACCGGTTTCTCGCGAAGAAATCATTTATTTGGCATTACATATAGAAAGGCTTTTAAACTCAGTTTAA